TAGATATCTCTAACATCTTTACCATTTAAGTTGCCTAATACAGTAGTATTAAGCATAATATTATTTGCAGTTTCAAAAGAATCATTGCTTTCCTTTTCATGAATTTCACTATTCATTGGCGCATTATCAATATGGCCTTTTATATTTAATTTATAGTTGATTTTATTTGAAGAATTTTTATAAGCCAATATATAGTATCTGCCAGGCTTATCTACTTTGAAGTTTCCTATAATTTTATTACCTTCTCTTTTTGTAGGATATCCAATATAATTATTAGTGTTATCGCTACTGTAAGCAAGCCAATTAAATTCATCAGAATTATTATCGGTATTTTCCATAGTTACTTCTATATTGCCAGCAGTTAAAGCATCAAAATAGTATGTGTCACGAGGATCGTTAGTATCTAAAGTAGCTATTACTGATTGATTTTTACAAACTCTATTAGCTTTGTCAAAAGAATTATTATCTTCCTTTTCATATATAACTGATTCATCTTTATCTTTATCAGTATTGGCATCATCTTTTGGAGAGGATGATATATCTCCTTCTATATTAAATCTATAATCTGATTTATCTCCACTAACCTTATAAATTACTAAATAGTATTTACCAGGTTTATCTATTTTTACAGTGCTATAAAACAAATTTTCTAGTTTTTTATTTGGATAGGCTATATAGTTTGATTTATCTTCTTCGCTAAACAAAAGCCAAGTAAATTCACTTTTATCTTTATTAATTTTTTCTACATTTATAGTTATGTCTGAAGGCTTAGTAACGTTGAAATAAAAAATATCTCTATCCTCTGATGAACTAATAGATCCACTTACTAAATCTTTAGAATAAACTGGGTTAGCATTTACATAATCATCATTACTTTCTTTTTCTGATACTGAATTTCCTGTAAGTACTTTCTTTATGTTTATAGATGCACTTTTTTCTGATTTAATGCCTTTGTCGTCTGTTACTGTAAGTTTCACTGTGTAAGTACCAGGAGTTTTATAAACATGAGTAGGATTTTTTTCCGTGCTAGTTTCACCATCCCCAAAATTCCAAGCATAGGAAACTATTTTTCCATCATCAGTTGAGCCTTCGCTAGAAAATTTAATTTTTTCCTTTGTATTTGCTTCCTTAGGAAAATCCAATTTAATTGTTGGTGCTTCGTTAAAGTTTTTGTTATGAGTTAATAATCCATGAAAAACTACATTATATTCTACCTGATTATGTGAGTTTACTTTAGGATTTGAGAAATAAGCAGTAACTGTTTTATATCCGCCCCAGCCTAATTTGTTTAGTTTTTCTAAAGATTCATTAACTTTATTATTCATATTATTCCAATTATCAATTTCACTTTTGTTAGAATCTAATGTGTAGTTTGCTTTTAGAGTATAAGTATCAAAGTATTGAGAAGTTTCTTTGGTTATTTGAGAATTTGTTAAATTCATAGTACCTTCAATATCTGATTTTATTTCATTTAAGCTTCTGTTATTATATTTTTTCATGTAATCATCAGATACTAGTGGTATTGTATAATTATCGTAATTATCCACTAATTTTTGCATGTGATCTTGATAATTTTTGTTAATATTAGGATCTTTACTTGCGATTTCTATTAAATTTTCATAACCTTTAACATCGTTATTTTTCATAGTAGATACTAAATCGCTGAATAGTTTTTTGTTGTTATTATATATATAATCTGAGAAAGCATATCCATATTTATAGAAATCCCATCCATCATCATATTTTGAATGTAATATTTTATCTGCGCTAAATCTTTCTTTAGGATTTTGAGAAAGTCCTCCAACCATTGATTTTCTTGGTAATACGGAAGTTCTAGTTGAACCTGCAAAGAATTCCGCAGAACCTTCTTCAAACCATGTTATTCTTCCATTATTTCCTTTGTAAAAATCACCTTGACCAAATAATCCTGGTATCAAATAACGTCCTTGTAAATAGTGAGTAAATTCATGACGGAAGAGTTCTTCTAAGCTGTAAATACTTTCTTCAGGAGTTCTTTCATAAGTAAAGAAAGTACCAATATTTTCAATATATATTCCACCATTATCTACACTGAATCCATATAAGGTTCTATTTAGTTTATATTCTTTTGGACTATTGTATATTACCATAGTTAGAACATCATCTGCATTACCTGTTTCTAATGGGTTATCGTTACCTGTTATTCTATGAAATTGAGATTTTACTTCTTTAGATGCCCAATAAAGTCTTTGTACTTTTGATTCATCTACTTTATCTCCAGTTTTTATAATCATTTTTCCATTATCAAAAGTATAAGTTTTAGGTAAATAATGTTTTTTACCATCTTCAATTAATTTATTAATATCTATGCTATTGCCATTTGAATCTTTACTGTTGAAATCATCTTGTATCCTTTCTACTGCGGTATAGAATTGTTCACTATAAGCAGGAAGTAATTTAAGACAATTATCTATTACAGAATGTGGAATAGATGGATTACTGTGATACATAGATAATTTACTAGTATAATAAATACCGTTATTTATAATCCAACCATTGTTTTCTGTAACATCAGATATATTTGCAAATTTAGATATTGCATTTATAAAAGAATCTATTTTACCAGTCCAAGGAGTGTTTTTGCCGTCTTGAATATGATTATCATATGAATATTGAGAGATATCATAATTTATCTCTTTCATAAAATTATATACAGCATCACCTTTTAATTTATCTTTAGGATATGTATTCATTTCTCTGTAGTATTGTTCTAGTATAGGTACTGTTTTATTAACTACTTCTGCGTTACAAGAAGCATTTCCTATAAGTTTACCTAAAGCACTTATTACTGTATCTTGACCTTTTTCACCTAATTTGAAATTTTTATTATTTTCTATAGCAAGCATTGCAGGGATACATTTATCTTGAAAAGATCTATCATTTAAATATTTTAAAGAATCATTATAAAACCCTAAATAAAATCCAGATCTTAAAATCTCAACTAATGTATCAATTCCTTTATCGTCAGTACTAGTATAAGTAGAAGCCTTTTCATATAGTCCATCTATAAGAGCTTGTACACGTTCTCTATTTGAATAAAAAGCGTAACTATCATCGTTATACTGGAAAAGATCTGAAATATCGCTCCACTTTATTTTAGATGTTAAATCTAAAATTTCTTTATTGCTTAGCTTATTTAAGTCACTAAAGGAATACTTTGATGAATTAGTATTTTTAGTATTTAAACCTAAAGGCTGAGAATTAGTAGAAGGCATTCTTTCCGATTTATTGCTACTATCTACTGATGTATTGATTTCATTAGATTTAATTTTAGTGTTATTAATAGGGGCTGCAGATACTTTAGCTAGATAGCTTGTACATATCATACAGCTAAGGGCTACTGAACATAGCGCTTTAATAAATTTTTTCTTCATTTTTACACCTCACATTATAATTGTTATATTTGACTTGATGTTTAATTGAAATTTTAATTAAATTCATAATAAACATTAAATGAATATATTATATATTATACATATTTTTGTAATAAATTCAAATTAATTTATTTAAATACAAAATAGTGGATAAGTAAAAATAACTTGAAAGAATTATAAAAACTTCTTTACAATAATAATTTTTTATTATATAATTACAGTTAAAATTTAGTAAATTAAAATTGAATACTTATCAAGAGAGGCGGAGGGACTGGCCCTATGAAGCCCGGCAACCTATATGAAAGTACATATAAGGTGCTAAATCCTGCAGCATAAGCTGAGAGATGAGGATATATCTAGGAATTTTAAGCCTAAAGGAAGTATCCTTTAGGTTTTTATTTTTTTAAGGTCTCTCAGAAATTAAATATTTGTAATAGATAAAAAAATACAGAAAATTATTAAGGGGGCTTTAAAATGCATATAAAAGAATTATTTAATGAAAAAAAATTAGTTTTCTCTTTTGAAATTTTTCCACCAAAAGTTACATCATCTATAACAACAATATACGAAACTTTAGAGGAGTTAAAAGATTTAACACCGGATTTTATAAGTGTAACTTACGGAGCTGGAGGAAGCTTAAAGGATAATAAAACCTGTGAGTTATCATCTCTTGTAAAAAATAAATATGGTATAGAAGCATTGGCACATCTAACTTGTATAAATTCCACAAAGGAAGATATAGATTTAATAATAAAGGAATTGAAAGAAAATAATATTGAAAATGTACTAGCTTTAAGAGGAGATATACCAAAGGATAAGGATATTATTGGGGAATATAATTATGCTTTTAAACTTATAGAAAAAATAAAGGAAAATAATAATTTTGGAATATCAGGAGCCTGTTATCCAGAAGGACATATTGAATGTAAAAGCTTAGACCAGGATATAAGAGAATTAAAAAGAAAGGTAGACGCAGGGGCAGAACATTTAATATCTCAATTATTTTTTGATAACAATATATTCTATGAATTTTTAAATAAAACACAGCAAAAGAGCATAAATGTTCCTATACAAGCAGGAATAATGCCTGTAGTTAACAAAAAACAAATAGAGAGAATAGTTAAAATATCTGGTGCTACATTACCTAAAAAGTTTATGAAAATATTAGATAAATATGAATATGATAAGAAAGCTATGGAAGATGCAGGCATAGCCTATGCAGTAGAACAGATAGTTGATTTAGTTTCTAGTGGAGTAAAGGGAATACATCTATATACAATGAACAATCCTTATATAGCTAGAAAAATAACAGAAAGTACAAAATCAATATTTAATTCTATAAATAAAGATGTAGCAGTTTAAAAACTAATACTTATATTAGTTCATGGTGTTTGTAAATAAGATATTGTTTGTAGATAAAGAGGAAAGTTTAAGTTAAAATAGGAAAAGGTTTAATGTGTATTTAAAATAAAAATTTATATTAGAAATGAAATAATATACGCATAAATAGGGGGGTTAATAGATAGGGTGAATAAGATAGATAATAATAATTTAAATATAGATAAAAATCAGGTCTTAAGATACTTAGGATATAGAGGTCAAGAATTTTCAAGTGAAATAGACAATCTTATAGAGGAATGTATAAAAGAAATAAAAACCTTAGTTAATCTAAGAGCTACTTATAAATATTCTAATCTTCATAAAAATAATCAGGTTAATTTAATGGATATTAATTTAAAACTAAAAGGAAGGGATATACTACATCATTTAGAAAAATCTAATAAATGTTGTGTAATGGCTGCAACTTTAGGAAACAAAGTTGATAGAAAAATATTATATTATGAAAAGGTTAATATGACTAAAGCAATAATTTTAGATGCTTGTGCTACAACTGCTATAGAAGAATATTGTGATTTAATAGAAAATGAAGTGAAAAAAGAAGCAGAAAAAGATAAACTAAATATAAATTGGAGATATAGTCCAGGTTATGGCGACTTGGATATATCTATACAAAAGGATTTATTAAGATCCCTAGATGCTGAAAGAACTATTGGATTAACAGTTTCATCTCATAATATATTAATACCTAGAAAATCTGTAACTGCCATTATAGGTATAATTCCCAAAGAAGCTGTAGTAAATAAAAAATCTTGTAGTAACTGCAATAAATTTAGTAGTTGTAAATTTAGAAAGATAGGTGATATATGTGAATATTAAAGATTATATAAAAGAAAATATATTAATATTTGATGGTGCTATGGGAACAATGCTCCAAAAATTAGGGTTGAATATTTCAGATTTACCAGAAGAATTAAATATATTAGAACCCGAGAAAATAATAAACATACATAAAAAATATATAGAAGCAGGAGCAAAGGTTATAACAACTAATACCTTTGGAGCAAATGAAATAAAGCTTAAACAAAGTAAGTTTTCTTTAGAAAGTATTATAGATAAAGCCATAGATAATGTAAAAAAAGCAAGGGAAAATAAAGAAATACTTATAGCATTGGATATAGGTCCAATAGGACAGCTTTTAGAGCCTATGGGAACATTAAAGTTTGAAGAATCCTATGAAATTTTCAAAAGACAAATTGTACAAGGACAAAAAAGTGGGGCAGATATAATTTTAATAGAAACAATGACGGATCTTTATGAAGCTAAAGCAGCTATTTTGGCAGCAAAAGAAAATACCAATCTTCCTGTATTTTGTACTATGACCTTTGAAAAAAATAAGAGAACTTTTACAGGATGTACTCCATTATCTATGGTTCTTACTTTAGAAGGACTAGGGGTAGATGCTTTAGGTGTAAACTGTTCCCTAGGGCCAAATGAATTAGGAGATGTTGTTGATGAAATAATAAAATATTCAAGTATACCTATAATGGTTCAGCCTAATGCAGGTCTTCCAACTATTAAAGATGGGAGAACTATTTATAATATTAAGCCTAAAGAATTTGCAGATTTTCAAAGTAGTATTGTAGAAAAAGGAGTAAGAATAGTAGGGGGTTGTTGTGGAACTACGGATGAATTTATAAGAGAAATTGTATATAGTCTAAAGGATGTAAAGGTAAAAAAGCTAAAAGAAAACAATATTTGTGGAGTATGTTCTTCTACAAAATCAGTTTTGATAGATGGAGTTAAGATAATAGGAGAAAGAATTAATCCAACAGGTAAAAAATTATTTAAAGAAGCCCTTAGAAATAATGATACAGATTATATATTAAAAAAAGCTATAAGTCAGGTTGAATCTGGAGCAGATATATTGGATATAAATGTGGGACTTCCTGAAATAAATGAAGAAGAAACAATGAAGAAAGTTATAAAAGAGATTCAATCTATAATTGATACACCCCTTCAAATAGATTCTAATAATACTAAGGTTATAGAAAAAGCATTAAGAGTATATAATGGAAAGGCTATAGTTAATTCTGTAAATGGAGAAGAGAAAATACTAGACAGTGTATTACCATTAATAAAAAAATATGGAGCTTCTGTTGTTGGATTAACTTTAGATGATAAAGGTATACCTAAAAAGGCTGAAGAAAGGTTAAAAATAGCTGAGAAAATAGTTAATAAAGCATTAGATTATGGTATAAAAAGAAAAGATATATTTATAGATTGTTTAGTTTTAACTGCATCAGCACAACAAGAAGATGTTAGAGAAACTCTTAAAGCTGTAACTTTAGTTAAAGAAAAACTAAATGTGAAAACAATACTAGGAGTATCTAATATATCCTTTGGATTACCTAATAGAGAACTTATAAATAAAACTTTTTTAGCTATGAGTCTTCAATCAGGATTAGATTTACCTATATTAAATCCTAATAATAAAGAAATGATAAATATTATAAATGCCTATAAGGTTTTAAATAATGAGGACAAGGGATCTGCAAATTATATAGAAAAGTACACTAAGGAAATATCAAATAGTAAAGAAGTAAAAACCCCAAAAAGCAATGTTACCTTAAAGGAAATAGTTATAAAAGGAATAAAAGAAGAAGCATATAGCAAAACAAAGGAACTTATTAAAGATAGAGATGAACTTTCAATAATAAATGAAGAGCTAATTCCTGCATTAGATGAAGTTGGAGAAAAATATGAAGAAGGTATAATATTTTTACCACAGCTAATTCAATCTGCGGAAACCGTTAAAAAGGCTTTTACAGCTATAAAAGAAAAACTTAGAGAAGATAATTCACCAAAAATAAGTAAAGGTAAAATATTAATGGCAACAGTTAAAGGTGACATTCATGATATAGGAAAAAATATAGTTAAGGTTATACTGGAAAACTATGGATTTGATATTATAGATTTAGGTAAGGATGTTGAAGCTGAAAAAATAGTAGAAGAAGTAAAGAAAAACAATATAAAATTAGTAGGACTAAGTGCTTTAATGACAACTACGGTAAATAGTATGAAAGAAACCATAAGGATTTTAAAAGAAAGAGGTATGGATTGTAAAGTATTTGTTGGTGGAGCAGTCCTTAATGAGGAATATGCAGAAATGATAAATGCGGATTATTATGCTAAAGATGCAAAGGAAGCAGTAGATATAGCTAAAGAATTCTTTGGAGGATTTTAAATTAAGTTATAGGATGATTGACATGCTTTAATGTTTCTATATTCTTAAAAATTGGAGTAATATCTATGGACAGCGATTTCATAAGTTTTAGTAAGAGTAAAAACTGCTTTTAAAGACAAAAATTCTGTTTATAGAGAGAAAAGAGTTAAACATATAAAAACACTTACCTTTATATCGGTAAGTGTTTTGTAGTTTTGTGTTAATTAATTTTTATAAATAATAGAATCTGTCAAGAATCTTATCAAATTATTTTTCGTGTGCTCCAAAGTCAGTTATTATAAGAGTGGCCCAATTATTTTCTTCAGTTTGTACCCAATTAAATTCAATATCAAGTTCTTTAAGCCATGCATTTAATCCAACGCTTTGCTTTGAAGGATTTGGTGATTGTCTTCCAAATTTTTCTTTAATATTTTCAAGTAATTGTTTTTGATCTTCTTCATTTAATTCTTTATCCAAAAGTTCTCTTATAATTGCACGACAATCGTAATATGATTTTGTATCTTCACTATAAAGTTCATCAGCTAATTCTTGTCTTTTCTTATTTAAAGTATTTCTAACCTCATTAATTTCATCTATGTTTGATAAATATTTTGAGGCAATTTTAAGTGATTCTATTTCTCTATCCATTTTTTTTATTAATTTTTCTACTTTAGCATATTTCAACATTTATTCTCTTCTCTTTTCTTATTTATTTTATTTCAACTTATTAAGTATAACATACAACTAAATTTAATTACATATTTTATTATATCTATTTAAAGCAATCTTATAATAGAAAACTATTTTTGTTAGTTTTTAACTTATTTAATTTTTGATGGACAATTATTGATGGTATTCATTTTGCTATAAATCCAACAGAAATTGATGAAATAAATTTACACGTTATAAGAAAACTATCTGAAAAATATATTGATTTAAGTACTGAAATAGGATTTTAAATCGAAAGTTTATAAATTCAATAGAAAAAAGTATAGAAATAAAGAATTTAACTCAACTGAAAATAAGATAAAATATAACCTTTAAAGTATTCATAATTCATTGATAATATTTCATTTATTGATTTATATTTACTAAGTGCACTAATTATTTGTGATCCATAATAATATGCCAATCTAGAATTAGTTAAGTGTTTTAAAAAGGTAAAAAAATATATAAATTAAATTTTAAAGAGCTTATTTGTATGGTTTATATGAAAAACAAAATTTATAAATTAAAAAGAAAGATAAAAAAATCTATTTTTATGATAGAAAACTATAAAAAGATTTGTATTAGTATATGAAAGGCCTTTTAACAGATATTTAATACAATGGAATATAATCTTAATGATTATAAATAATAGGCAGGAGGTAAATATGCAGATAAATGAAGACAATTTTATTAACAGACTTAGGTATAAAGATCCAAGAGCTCTGGAATATGCTTTTGATGCTTATTGTGACTATATATATAAAGTAGTATTTTCTGTTTTTGGATCTAAAGAATATTCTACTTATATGGATGAATGCATTAATGATATATTTATGTGTTTATGGGACAACATAGATAAATTTCATGAAGAAAAGGGAAATTTTAAATATTGGTTTAAAGCTGTAGCAAAATACAAGGCTATAAACTATAAGAAAAAAATAATTAAAGATACAAATATAGATTGTATTGAAAATTATATTTTTGAATCAAAAGAACAAGTAGAAAATTTGATTATATCCAAGGAAAATAAAGATGAAATTATAAATATGATAAAAGATCTAAAAGGAACGGATAGGGAGATTTTTATAAGAAGATATTTAATACAGGAAGACATAGTTGAGATAGCAAGCTATTTAGGAGTAAATAGAAATGTAGTTGATAACAGACTCTCAAGAAGTAGGAAAATTTTAAAAGAAAAACTTGAAAAACTAAAAAAGGGGGAGTGTGTAAATGAATAAAGATATATTTGAAGAAAAGGATATATTAGATCTACTTAATTGTATTAATATAGATAAGGATGAAGATGAAGATGAAAATTTAGATTTAAATATGGATGATTTAAGAAAGAAAAGATTAAAAAAGAATTTATTAAAACAAGTTAAAGGTAAAAGAGCTAAAAAGAACTTTAAACATAAGGCTGTAGCCGCATCTTTAATAATAGTTGCAGCCCTTATTAGTGTAAATATACCTGCCTTTGCAAAAAATATTTCAGAATTTAAGTCAGTGATTCAAGCTTTAATAGGATATGGAGTACCAAAAGAAGGGGAGTATGAAAAATATTCTAATAGTATAAACAAAAGTGTTACAGATAAAGGGATAACTTTAACTATAAACGAAGTGGTGTGCGATGATACAGAATTAATGATAGCCTATACTATAAAAACTCAAGATAATATAAAAAAAATAGTTAAAGAAGTAAAAGAGGCTACTGGTATATACTTTTCTCTTAGTCAATACATTAAAATAGGTGGTAAGGAGCCTAGTGGTGGCTCTAGTTCAAATGGTAAATATTTAGATAGTAATACTTATATAAATTCAGATAGTATAGACATAGGTGACATGAAACTTAAAAATAAATTTAATGTGAATTTAAATGTAAATAACATATATGGTGTAAAAGGAAATTGGAATTTTAAATTTAGCCTTTCAAAAGATGAAATATCCAAACATATTAATGTATTTAAACCCAATACAAAAGTTAGTTTTAATGATGTACTTGTTAATGTAGAAAAAATAAGTTTTACACCTATAAATACTACTATAACTGTTACTGGTAATTACAAAGATAAAAGTCAGGAAGCTTCCCAAAAAAGACAAGAAGCTTTTAAGAAAGAAATGGCAGGAGGGCAGAATTTATATGAATATGATGAATGGTTTGTTTTTGATGATAAAGGTAATGAGATTACACTAAAAGGTTCTACCAGCGATGGAGGCCAAAATGCATCTTCAAAGGACTTTACTTATAATCTCAATTTGGTTGCTTTAAAATCTATTCCGAAGTATTTAACTGTTATACCATATAAAATTAATTTTGATAAGGAAGAATATAAAAAATATAAATCTGATGATGGATCAATATTTATACCACCAGTATATAAAAATATAGATGGTGTATATCCTATAGAACTTTCTCAAGGAAGTATAGGTAAACTTATAATTAAAGAGATAAAAACTGAAAAAGATAAAACTGTTGTTAAATATAAGGTAGAAGGAAAGGCGCCATTTTTACAATCTAAACAGTTATTCATAATGGGTGATAAAGATAATGGAGTACAAAGAAAGGATGCTTTAGATAAGGTAAGAAAAGATAAAGATAATCCTAATGATTATATTATGGAGTTTGATCCTTTAGATAAGAATAAAAAATATAAAATAGGAACTAATGATTTAGGACATTATGAAATAAGAAATGATTTAAAATTTAGAATAGACCTCACTAAATAAATGGTAAAAGATTTGTAAAAGTTATTATTTAAAAAAGCAAAAAGAGTATTTCATTTAAAAGTGAGATGCTCTTTTACTTATTTAACCAAAGTATTTGCAGCTTTTTATACATAAAAATAAAAAATAAAAAGATAATAATAATATATTCATATAAATGTATTTCATAACTAAATTTGATAGCTATGTTTTTTTATGTTACTATTAAAGGTACAACTTCTTATATGAAAAAGTTGTTAATATATAAATGAATATGTTTTAAAGCACAGAGAGGAAGGTAAGTAAAGTATTTATGAAAAATACTATAATTGAATTTAAAAATATTAAAAAAAATTACAAAAATGTTGTTGTAATAGAAGAATTTAATTTAGAAATAGAGAAGGGGAATCTAGTTGTATTAATAGGGTCAAGTGGTTCAGGAAAGACCACATTGTTAAAGATGATAAATAGATTAATAGAAGCAACATCAGGAGAAATAATAGTTAATGGGAAAAATATAAAAGAAGTAGATCCAATAAAGTTAAGACGAAGTATAGGATATGTAATTCAGCAAACTGGGCTTTTCCCGCATCTTACAGTTAAAGAAAATATAGAGATAATACCAAAACTTATGGGAAAAACCAAGGAAGAAGTTGATAAAAAAACAAATGAGTTGTTAAATATGGTTGGATTAAATCCAGAAGAATATATGCATAGATACCCAGTTGAATTAAGTGGAGGACAGCAACAAAGAATTGGAGTCGCAAGAGCTTTTGCAGCAGATGCTGAAATAATTTTAATGGATGAACCTTTTAGTGCATTAGACCCCATAACAAGATCAGAACTTCAAGAAGAATTATTTAATATCCAAAAAGAGTATAGAAAAACTATAGTTTTTGTTACGCATGATATGGATGAGGCTTTAAATTTAGCAGATAAAATTTGTATATTAAAAGATGGAAAATTACTTCAATATGATACTCCAGAAGATATATTAAAAAATCCAGCAGGAGAATATGTTGAAGAATTTGTAGGAAAAAATAAAATATGGACTAAGCCAGAAATGATAAGAGCAGAGGATGTTATGATAACAAGTCCTATAACAGTTACTCCTAAGAGAAATCTGCTTCAAGCAAGAGAAAAAATGAGAGATAATAAAGTAGATAGCTTATTAGTAATAGATAAACAAAGAAAATTGCTAGGGTATATAACTTTAGAATATATTCGAAAGATAAAAGAAAAAAATACATTAGTGGAAGAAGTAATGAATAAAGAACCGAAATGTGTTTTGGGAGATACTAATTTACCAGAACTTTTAGACAAATTTAATAGTTTAAAAATGGGGTATTTGCCTGTAAGTGATAGTGAAGGGAAACTTTTAGGATTAATAACAAGAAGTAGTTTAATATCAGTTTTAAGTAGTCAGTATATAGATTTGGAGGAGATAATAGATGAATAATTTTATACAACAATTAATACTAAAAAGATCAGAAATATTATCTCTTCTAATAGAACATATAGAGCTTACTTTGATAGCAGTTTTGATAGCAGTAGTTATTGGAGTTCCTCTTGGTATACTTATTACTAAAAATAAAAAATTAGCTAATGTAGTAATAGGTTTTGCAAACTTAACTCAAGCTATACCAAGTTTAGCTATTTTAGGTTTTTTAATACCTTTAATAGGTATAGGATCAGGTCCTGCTATAACTATGGTTGTTTTATATTCTATGTTACCAATATTAAAAAATACTTATATAGGAATTACAAATATAAATCCAGATATGCTAGAAGCAGCTAAAGGTTTAGGTATGACAAATACACAAACTCTTAAAATTATAAAAATACCTTTAGCAATGCCAATAATAATGGCAGGTATAAGAATAGCATCAGTAACAGCTGTTGGACTTATGACTATAGCAGCCTTTATAGGAGCAGGTGGACTTGGATACTTAGTATTCTCAGGAATACAAACTGTAGATAATAATCTTATACTATTTGGTGCTATTCCGGCGGCTATATTAGCTTTAATAATAGATTGGATAACAGGAAAAATAGAAGATGCAACTATGCCAAATGGTATAAAAAAAGCAGATGGTACAATGAAAGTAAAAAGAGGTTATTCAAATAAAAATAAAAAAAGGAATATTATAATAGCATCAATAGTAGGAGTTTGTATAGTGTTAGCATTAATAGTTCCAAAGATAATAGGAATAAGCAATAAAAAAGTAGTTATTGGTTCTAAAAACTATACAGAACAAGTTATTTTAGGTAACATGTTAGAAGAATTAATTAATAACAAAACAGATATAAATGTTGAAACAAAATTAAATTTAGGAGGAAGCCAAGTAAGTTTTAATGCACTAAAAACTGGTGGAATAGATATGTATATTGAGTATACAGGTACTGCATATGGAAATATACTAAAAATAGAAGGACCTAATAGGAATACAGATAAAGATTATGTTTATAATAAAGTTAAAAAAGAGTTTAAAGAAAGATTTGGAATTGAAGTGTTAAACCCTATGGGTT
Above is a window of Clostridium sporogenes DNA encoding:
- a CDS encoding ABC transporter permease subunit, which produces MNNFIQQLILKRSEILSLLIEHIELTLIAVLIAVVIGVPLGILITKNKKLANVVIGFANLTQAIPSLAILGFLIPLIGIGSGPAITMVVLYSMLPILKNTYIGITNINPDMLEAAKGLGMTNTQTLKIIKIPLAMPIIMAGIRIASVTAVGLMTIAAFIGAGGLGYLVFSGIQTVDNNLILFGAIPAAILALIIDWITGKIEDATMPNGIKKADGTMKVKRGYSNKNKKRNIIIASIVGVCIVLALIVPKIIGISNKKVVIGSKNYTEQVILGNMLEELINNKTDINVETKLNLGGSQVSFNALKTGGIDMYIEYTGTAYGNILKIEGPNRNTDKDYVYNKVKKEFKERFGIEVLNPMGYNNTYAMATTKEIAQKYNLKTTSDLAKVSNKMIAGPTIEFANREDGLIGLNKAYNMNFKSVKPIDGGLRYTALVNNETQTIDAFTTDGLIEQFDLVLLDDDKHFFLDYYAVPIVKEETLKKFPELKKVLGELDGKITDEKMRKLNYEVDVNKRDPKEVAKEFLKKEGLID
- a CDS encoding betaine/proline/choline family ABC transporter ATP-binding protein (Members of the family are the ATP-binding subunit of ABC transporters for substrates such as betaine, L-proline or other amino acids, choline, carnitine, etc. The substrate specificity is best determined from the substrate-binding subunit, rather than this subunit, as it interacts with the permease subunit and not with substrate directly.) — its product is MKNTIIEFKNIKKNYKNVVVIEEFNLEIEKGNLVVLIGSSGSGKTTLLKMINRLIEATSGEIIVNGKNIKEVDPIKLRRSIGYVIQQTGLFPHLTVKENIEIIPKLMGKTKEEVDKKTNELLNMVGLNPEEYMHRYPVELSGGQQQRIGVARAFAADAEIILMDEPFSALDPITRSELQEELFNIQKEYRKTIVFVTHDMDEALNLADKICILKDGKLLQYDTPEDILKNPAGEYVEEFVGKNKIWTKPEMIRAEDVMITSPITVTPKRNLLQAREKMRDNKVDSLLVIDKQRKLLGYITLEYIRKIKEKNTLVEEVMNKEPKCVLGDTNLPELLDKFNSLKMGYLPVSDSEGKLLGLITRSSLISVLSSQYIDLEEIIDE